The following proteins come from a genomic window of Alnus glutinosa chromosome 10, dhAlnGlut1.1, whole genome shotgun sequence:
- the LOC133879401 gene encoding protein TAB2 homolog, chloroplastic-like, translating to MASLSFNATRIRTPTLQSHKPISKFISLTKPIKISYSFFRKPSQNQAKLGLFRSESSVSAPKEVEIDDEEDDPTAEMSYLDPEIDPASISEWELDFCSRPILDIRGKKLWELVVCDSSLSLQSTKYFPNNVINSITLKDAIVSISDDLGIPLPEKIRFFKSQMQTIITKAGRELGIKPIPGKRGRYDYALLFSLCQFLVHFILLEFAVC from the exons ATGGCTAGTTTAAGCTTCAACGCCACGAGAATTAGAACCCCAACGCTTCAATCTCACAAACCCATCTCCAAATTCATCTCCCTCACGAAACCCATCAAAATATCATATAGTTTCTTCCGGAAACCTTCACAAAACCAAGCAAAACTCGGCCTTTTCCGGTCAGAAAGCTCCGTTTCTGCACCAAAAGAAGTCGaaattgatgatgaagaggatGACCCAACGGCAGAAATGAGCTATCTTGATCCAGAAATCGATCCCGCGAGCATTTCGGAGTGGGAGTTGGATTTTTGCTCCAGACCAATACTAGATATCAGAGGAAAGAAATTGTGGGAGCTTGTTGTATGTGACAGTTCGCTTTCACTTCAATCAACAAAGTACTTTCCTAACAATGTTATCAACAGTATCACTTTGAAGGATGCTATTGTGTCGATAAGCGATGATTTGGGCATCCCTTTACCGGAGAAAATCCGCTTCTTTAA GTCACAGATGCAGACAATTATAACAAAAGCGGGTAGGGAGCTTGGTATAAAACCTATTCCAGGTAAACGGGGGCGTTATGACTATGCTTTACTTTTCTCTCTGTGTcaatttttagttcattttattttacttgaatttGCTGTGTGTTGA